In Pectinophora gossypiella chromosome 5, ilPecGoss1.1, whole genome shotgun sequence, a genomic segment contains:
- the LOC126367058 gene encoding protein spaetzle 5-like produces MATKMKRLTLHLRTFLLVIWTLARGGDGYSCPYGQSCGFEPAPPGRTPPCAQPGLTYCVYTDPYPEEIIRKLIENGRYDISTLLSDESRDDFDSRKGDYPYGYGPNSLPHVDQISLVNDVFPKNYNTKFNTRYNHDIYSQKTPLQPPSSVDPSPYNINAYQSSQNFSKFGFHGYQTSPGYWSPNQFDNYDKKVFRQDISPNLGVYNQNFFDTPNLYPNYDTTGWFRQASNGVTQYNPNEWWKYISPARSDVTVQRSVAYPTRSTSQRHSRRRRNAELVKAASKRPLSGAEALRIALGLASAETSAERPRRQTGVTQELCRATTEFVPPRAGLNNKGSWRYIVNMPDNMTQLVRATKCQANNDGCNGICSLPLGYTSRCEQKYIQKRLVALGPSGDSLYTDLFWIPSCCQCTIISNN; encoded by the exons GTAATATGGACGCTAGCACGCGGCGGCGATGGATATAGCTGCCCATACGGGCAAAGCTGCGGTTTCGAGCCCGCCCCTCCCGGACGCACACCCCCCTGCGCTCAACCGGGACTCACATACTGCGTTTATACCGATCCTTATCCTGA GGAAATAATCCGCAAGCTGATAGAAAACGGACGATACGACATCAGCACGCTCCTATCGGACGAGAGCCGAGATGACTTTGACTCCAGGAAAGGCGACTATCCCTACGGCTATGGTCCCAATTCCTTACCACACGTCGACCAGATCTCACTCGTCAACGACGTCTTTCCGAAGAACTATAACACTAAGTTTAACACGAGGTACAACCATG ATATCTACTCGCAAAAGACGCCGTTACAGCCACCATCCTCAGTAGACCCTTCGCCTTACAACATCAACGCTTACCAATCTTCCCAAAATTTCTCCAAGTTCGGGTTCCATGGTTACCAGACCTCCCCTGGCTACTGGAGTCCAAATCAGTTTGACAACTACGACAAGAAAGTGTTCAGACAGGACATTTCGCCAAATTTGGGAGTGTACAACCAGAATTTCTTCGACACTCCAAACTTATATCCGAATTACGACACGACGGGTTGGTTCCGACAAGCGTCCAATGGGGTTACGCAGTATAACCCTAATGAATGGTGGAA GTACATATCACCAGCCCGGTCCGACGTCACTGTGCAGCGGTCGGTCGCATACCCCACTCGCTCGACATCGCAACGACACTCGCGACGCCGACGCAACGCAGAGCTCGTGAAGGCGGCCTCTAAACGGCCTTTGAGCGGCGCTGAAGCCTTAAGGATAGCACTCGGGCTAGCTAG CGCAGAGACGTCAGCGGAGCGACCGCGGCGTCAGACAGGAGTGACGCAAGAACTCTGCCGCGCCACCACCGAGTTCGTGCCGCCGCGCGCCGGACTCAACAACAAGGGCTCGTGGCGGTACATCGTCAACATGCCCGACAACATGACGCAACTCGTGCGCGCCACCAAATGCCA GGCCAATAACGACGGATGCAACGGGATATGCTCGTTGCCTCTCGGATATACATCTCGTTGTGAACAAAAGTATATACAGAAACGTTTGGTGGCATTAGGCCCAAGTGGTGATAGCCTGTATACGGACTTGTTTTGGATACCAAGCTGCTGCCAATGTACTATTATCAGCAATAATTAA